The uncultured Trichococcus sp. DNA segment AAGAATCCGGACAAGAAAGTCGCAAGACGACCAAGGCCACCATAATTCAAGTTGATGATCGTCTGTCCAATCATGCCGCAGCCAGCGATACCGCCGAAGAATCCGGAAACGACATTCCCAAGACCTTGGCTCAACGTTTCCTGATTTTTATCACTCTTCTCTTCAGTGATTTCATCGACCAGTTGTGCAGTCAACAAGGACTCAACTAATCCGACGATGGCAACTGAAAGTGCAGTCGGGAAAATGATCCGCAAAGTTTCCAGTGTCATCGGAACAGCCGGGATCCCGAAGCGCGGCAAATCTGTGGAGATGGACCCCATATCGCCCAATGTTTTCACATCCAAGCCAAAGCCCAGCACAATCGCGGTGATGACGAAGATCGCAACGATAGGCGCAGGGATTTTATTCGTGACCCGAGGGAACAGGAAAATGATCGCAATGCCCAACAGTCCCAGAAGCGGCAAAAGCAGGCTGCCCTGGAAATGATCCAATTGCGAAGTGAACATCATGATCCCCAAGCCATTGACGAAACCGATCATGACAGGCTTCGGAATGTAACGCATCAGGGAACCTACCTTTAGGAAACCAAGGACGACCTGCAGGACACCTGCCAAAATCGTAGCGGCAAAAAGGTACTGAATGCCGTATTCGGAGACCAGGTGAGCCAACACCAAGGCCACGGAACCTGCCGCTGCTGAGATCATACCCTTGCTGGAACCGAAAAAGGCTGCAATGGCTGTGATGAAGAAAGTGGCGTAGACTCCCACAATCGGTGGCACTCCAGCGACGATCATGAAGCCGATGACTTCAGGGAACAGGGCCAGACAGACGACGATACCTGCCAAAATATCCCCTTTGATATTACCGAACCATTCTTTTTTGTATTGTTGCATAAATACCTTCCTTCTTGAAAAAATGTTATTTATTTGATTTTCAAAATCATTAGACATGCTTACAAAAAACATATTAACACATAACTGAATCCAGGGGAATAAATATTTATGTATAAGTGTATATTTTGAATGATAAGTTTAAAAAAGAGTGAAAAAGCTTTAAGTTACAGGTTGAGGTGTGTTAGTATGTAAAAAGCAAAGTTGAATCCAGGGAAAGAGGAGCGGATCAGTATGGAAGTAGGCAGTCGCATTCAGGAATTGCGCAAACTGAACAAAATAACGGCGAAAGAATTGGCTGAGCAGATCGACGTCTCGCCTTCCTTCATTTCGGCCATCGAACATAATTCAACCAAATTGTCTCTGAA contains these protein-coding regions:
- a CDS encoding SulP family inorganic anion transporter, with amino-acid sequence MQQYKKEWFGNIKGDILAGIVVCLALFPEVIGFMIVAGVPPIVGVYATFFITAIAAFFGSSKGMISAAAGSVALVLAHLVSEYGIQYLFAATILAGVLQVVLGFLKVGSLMRYIPKPVMIGFVNGLGIMMFTSQLDHFQGSLLLPLLGLLGIAIIFLFPRVTNKIPAPIVAIFVITAIVLGFGLDVKTLGDMGSISTDLPRFGIPAVPMTLETLRIIFPTALSVAIVGLVESLLTAQLVDEITEEKSDKNQETLSQGLGNVVSGFFGGIAGCGMIGQTIINLNYGGLGRLATFLSGFFMLLSVVLLNGSVVQIPVVALAAVMVVVSIETINWDSIKRLRTNPKNETFAMVLTVAIVIGTHNLAYGVVAGTLVSAVFAAFKMSHLHVATGSADDDHHYKVDGHLYFASAEKFLDFFAEEIEHEEEVVIDISAMTLWDSTAVEAIDKLITRNKKRGVKTTFTGANPQSSALFKRISIHTEK